From one Perca flavescens isolate YP-PL-M2 chromosome 4, PFLA_1.0, whole genome shotgun sequence genomic stretch:
- the LOC114554106 gene encoding uncharacterized protein LOC114554106 produces the protein MEDVSRDMKSFECSSPSELDRKFFGERSLLSALLLHQLSTSRASNDTMADGSDTRVSVASLCMSSEPISPSETFSMNNLSAQETGNCHLAVPLQGKSSTPQVPLQKQKKPACFDHSYSDLTASQMSWDVSLIKSENSPKPGMESSALEATWSPKLQSTQHSLAEVSP, from the exons ATGGAGGATGTCAGTAGAG ATATGAAGAGCTTTGAGTGTTCATCTCCATCGGAGCTTGACAGGAAGTTTTTTGGGGAGCGGAGTTTGCTGTCTGCTTTGTTGCTGCATCAACTGTCGACATCAAGAGCGTCAAATGACACGATGGCTGACGGATCTGACACCAGGGTGTCTGTGGCTTCTCTCTGCATGTCATCGGAGCCCATTTCTCCCTCCGAGACCTTTTCAATGAACAACTTAAGCGCTCAAGAGACTGGCAATTGTCACCTGGCTGTGCCTTTACAGGGAAAGTCCTCCACTCCCCAGGTGCCCcttcaaaagcaaaaaaagccTGCTTGTTTTGACCATTCGTACAGTGACCTCACTGCCTCTCAAATGTCTTGGGATGTGTCTTTGATTAAATCAGAAAACAGCCCCAAACCCGGCATGGAGTCGAGTGCTCTGGAGGCCACGTGGAGTCCAAAACTCCAGTCTACGCAACATTCACTAGCTGAAGTTTCTCCTTGA
- the ift52 gene encoding intraflagellar transport protein 52 homolog, whose amino-acid sequence MEKEQHNIVVFNVSKRELFTTNNGYKSMQKKLRAQWKIQSMKEELSLEKLKGVKLWITAGPREKFTASELEVLKHYLDGGGNVLVMLGEGGEMKYDTNINFLLEEFGIMVNNDAVVRNVYYKYFHPKEALVSNGVLNREISRAAGKVVTGNIEDENVGNNAQALTFVYPYGATLSVMKPAVAVLSTGSVCFPLNRPVLAFHRGKEAGKLAVLGSCHMFSDQYIDKEENSKIMDVVLQWLMADNIQLNQIDAEDPEITDYTMLPDTGCLSEQLRVCLQEGDENPRDFTSLFDMSLFNLSTNTLPQVISAYMQLNVKIEPLQLITPQFETPLPQLQPAVFPPALSDLPPPMLDLFDLDETFSSEKVRLAQLTNKCTDDDLEFYVRKCGEILGVTPKLHKDQRDAKHILEHIFFQVVEFKKLNQEHDTDTEAPFTL is encoded by the exons ATGGAGAAGGAACAGCACAACATTGTCGTCTTCAATGTTTCGAAAAGAGAGCTGTTTACTACGAATAATGGATACAAGTCCATGCAGAAGAAACTAAGGGCTCAATGGAAAATCCAAAG TATGAAGGAAGAGCTGTCTTTGGAGAAGCTGAAGGGCGTCAAGTTGTGGATAACTGCAGGCCCGAGGGAGAAGTTCACAGCATCAGAG ctgGAGGTACTAAAGCACTACCTGGATGGAGGAGGAAATGTCCTGGTCATGCTCGGTGAAGGAGGAGAAATGAAATATGACACCAATATCAACTTTCTCCTGGAGGAGTTTGGAATAATGGTCAACAATG ATGCTGTTGTGAGGAATGTGTATTACAAATACTTCCATCCAAAGGAGGCGCTTGTGTCCAATGGTGTATTGAACag AGAGATTAGTCGGGCTGCTGGCAAAGTGGTCACGGGCAACATTGAAGATGAAAATGTTGGAAACAATGCACA GGCTCTCACGTTTGTGTACCCATATGGTGCCACACTGAGTGTGATGAAGCCTGCTGTGGCTGTTCTTTCGACTGGCTCCGTCTGCTTCCCCCTCAACAGGCCTGTCCTGGCCTTCCATCGAGGAAAG GAGGCTGGCAAACTGGCAGTGTTGGGTTCCTGCCACATGTTCAGTGACCAATACATAGACAAAGAGGAGAACAGTAAAATCATG GATGTTGTGCTCCAGTGGCTCATGGCCGATAATATTCAGCTCAATCAGATTGATGCGGAAGACCCAGAG atCACAGATTACACCATGCTGCCAGACACAGGGTGCTTATCAGAGCAGCTCCGAGTGTGCTTACAAGAGGGTGATGAAAACCCCAGGGACTTCACCTCACTCTTTGACATGTCTTTGTTCAATTTGTCAACCAACACTTTACCGCAAGTCATCAG TGCTTACATGCAGCTTAATGTCAAAATTGAGCCACTTCAGCTGATCACACCACAGTTTGAGACGCCACTGCCTCAGCTCCAACCTGCT GTCTTTCCACCTGCCTTAAGTGATTTGCCTCCTCCCATGCTGGACCTGTTCGATCTAGATGAAACATTCTCTTCGGAGAAAGTGCGCCTAGCGCAGCTCACCAATAAAT GTACAGACGACGATCTTGAATTCTACGTGCGGAAGTGTGGCGAAATTCTCGGTGTGACTCCAAAGTTGCATAAAGATCAGAGGGATGCCAAGCACATCTTGGAACATATTTTCTTCCAGGTTGTAGAGTTCAAGAAACTCAATCAG GAGCAtgatacagacacagaggcaCCATTCACGTTGTGA